The genome window ATTGATGGTGCATTGagggcagtggcgaagcttgaactTTTTttacggggggtcgaaaacgtatatacccaaaaatttctatacaacCGGGGgttcgaaaacatatatacccaaaaaattctatacgaaaactacatatataacactactggccgaaaagttcgggggtccgGGAGCCCGACCCCTTCAAAGCATCGCCCCTGATTGAGAGGTCGCTATTTCAAGGTGGGGTGTGATGGTGATTGTTAGTGGGTGTAAATTAACTCTTTACATAATTCAAttcatcgttttttttttttaatttttgggtGTCTGTTAGAAGTAATAAATTAGAATAAAACACAACAAAAAGGTTTTCCATTTTTATTCAAGTTGTTCGTTACTTTTTCATATCACAACTCTTGTTGTTCTGTTTTGATAGTTCATATTTTATAGTCTATTTCGGTTCTATGTATTGAATTACTGGTGAGTTTTAACTAGGGGTGCAagcgagccgagcggctcgcgagctactcgagatcggctcgaaaaaaagcGCAAAATAAGCCGGGCCTttgagcccgagccgagcttgagcctaaaataaaagctcgtttgtttatcgagcttTAGTGTGAAAGAGCCGAGCCGAGCCAATCTTATTTAAACACGTTTACGAACCGACCCCGAActtaaaaataagcttatttagtaaacgagctcgAGCACGAGGTTCAATTATCGAGCTCACGAGCCTGAAAAGTTtgttatttagtaaacgagccgaCCCCGAACCTAAAAAATAAGCTTATGCAAGAATTTAATGTCTCATCCTTTTTTAGTCAAAACTGAATGTTTTGTTTTTCATATAATTTTTTTTGCAGATAACAGTTGCGGTTGCTGGCGTTGGACCTTTACCATAAAAGGTACGTTTTTTTGTTGCAACCCTTTTCATCTTTGTTTTGTTTGTTACTTCCTTATTGTTGTGTTGATCTTTGTTTGAACACTTGTGGGTTTAGTTAGTAAGTCAATTCAATAGGCTTGTTTAGATAGGATTTTGTTGGTAGAAACTAGAAAGACCAATGAGTGTTGTGTTGGAGGGTGTGCTATTGGGTGACTGGTCATGTTGCGTTTGGGTCGAAACGGGCCACTTAAAAAGTGTCATGTTGGTTTGGGTCAAAGCGGGTTGTTACTATAATAGGTTTTGGTTGAAACGGGTCGCTTTTGAAAAAAAAGTATTAAATGATGAAACAAGAATATTACATAATGGATCCTTGGACTGCAGCTATGTTTAACAGTTATAGCACAACTAAGATTTCAATTGCAATGCATATAGGCCCCTAATATTGGTATTAGTTAGTGTTAAGAAACTAATTAGGTTACCTAACAAATTCATATGACATAGAATCATATAAAGAAACAGTACATATTGTTTATTGGAAACCTCATTAACAAATTTGTCTAAAATCAACCAAAAGACAAACACAAACCCACACAAAAAAAAGTAATTTTCCTGTACGTTTTGGCACACAATGTGAAGAATCGAGTAGCGTAGTTTCAATTTCGCAGATCAGGAGAGACTTTATTCGAAGAGAAATGGCATATGATCCTTTCGATGATGCTGAGTTTATTGACACAAATAATGATGTGGATGACGAAGATCTTGGCTCAAATGTGGAACATATTACAAGAGTTGGGACCTCGAATGAATGGTCGAATGAATGGACAAACTTCAGACAAAATTTAGCAACATCTATGTTTAATTCATGGACATCTAGACATCACTGATTTATTAGACCATCACATTTTAGTTATGTTATTTTGGTATTGTTTATTAAATGTTTTTTGTTAGAATAAATCTGAATGTTTTTATGTGTTTGTTATCTTATgtttgttgtttataaataattgaatgtttttattatttatataacatTGGTTTGTTGTGTGAAGACATGGAATCACAACCTGATTCTGAAAGGGGTCCAGGAAAAAAAAATggaatgaagatgaagatgagaagCTTGTTGCAGCTATGCTTGATGTGCTCAAAGTTGTGGGTTTGACTACTCGTGAATGTGACAAGGCTGTATGTAAGCTTGCTCAAAATGAAGAGTTGATGGTAATCTTTTTTAAGGTTGATGAAGAACGCAAATTTGGATGGGTAAAGAATATGCTTGAAGATATTGCTTGACGTGATATTCGATGACTTTTGGATTATTTTTAATTTGCAGACCTTggatgatttttaattattttggttggaaacttttgaataaattttgatttttaatggAAAATTTTGTGAAAACTAGTAATTTTTCTTTATTTTCAGACAAGGGTATTGTTGTCATTTTCAATGAATTGCATTCCATTCATTCGTCTTTTTTCGCATACCAGACAACACAAAGTAATGCATCAATCCATTCTCACAGGTTAACCAAATATGACCATGGAATGGTAATGACCCATTTCATTCCCTTACTCATTCCATTCCTTTGTCCATTctattccctcgtccattccattaccccataccaaacagaccctaaggcTTTCATCATCCCTTTGCTTGACTTGGAAGGTCGTCGTTTCATCTTTGACGTATCTCCTTTGCTGCGAAGTTAGCCAAGAAACCTTTGCTTAGATCGTCGAAGGTTCGAATGCTTCTGTCGGGCAAGTCATTGAACCAAATTCGGGCAGACCCtacaagggtttgcatgaacataaGGCAGCACTCGGCGTTGGACCACTTTTCAATCCTCGCAGCCCCGGTGAAGATTTGGAGATGGTCTTCGGGATCTTCGGTTCCATCATACGTTCTTATGTGAGATGGCATCATAATCCAAGCGGCAATTTGTTGAGAAAAACAAGACAAATTGCTAGGCTTGTAAGATTTAGCAAGATCTTCTTCTGCTCTTAAGGCCGGATTGTTGTTTGCATTCCCTTGAGTGGCCAACACTTGGCTAATGAAGTGTTGCCAAGGGAAGCTTGCCATCATTTGAGCCATCATTTGTGGCATCAAGTTGAAGCCTTGAAGGATTTCGGGTTTTAGACATGTAGTTCATCCCCATGGAGGTGCTCATAGCTGCACTTCGTGCCAAGGGAAGAACAAACAAAGCCTGCTTCCATGTTGTGGACACATAAGGAGGAAGGTTTGAAGCTGGTGACTGTAGCAACTGATCCAAAGTTAACTCATGTCCCAACGGTGCACCAGTTGCTACCGGTTGGGAGGAGAATAAAGGAAAGATGGTTGGATCTGGTCTTGCAACTGCATACGGACTCGGATTTGGTGGAGGGTGACTAGGACCAGCTTCATTTCTGGATATGGTAGGTTGTGAACTTACAAAAGGAGGCAAAGGTGGCCCAGGTGACAATGAGGGTCTGGTTCGTCATAATCCAGTCTGATTCTTACTCCTTTATCCCTTTCTCTGCTCACATACTGGTTAAGGAGGGACCTCAACTGTAGAAAGTTGATTGCTACCCCATCAGGTGTTAAATCGATGCGTGTTGGTGTGCATGTTGCACCGATATGAGAGGATGAGACCCTTGAACGAGATGGGGTTGGTGTCTGAAAAGAAGAGAACTCAGGATACGTGGCTCCTATTGGGGTGTTCCCCGGAGATGAGGATGAGGTGGGTATAGCCGGTGGAGTTTGGCTAGCACTAGGTATAGAAGTACGTGGTACTTGGTTCACCTCACCCGGAGATTCACTTTCAGACATGATGGTTTTGACAAAGTTGGAGCTACACTACTAGTTTTCAAAGATAAACTTAGTGGCGTAGCCCTatggtgggcgccaacttgttgctACAACAAATATGAGACCAAGAATAGTGAGCGgactggttaggcaaaagggttcaAGAGTCTTgatttgcctaacgcaggtcgcggggtccccctACGTATGCAATATGTAGGGTCGGATCACTCTTCTATCAATTGCTTTGAATTTAAGGTTGAAAGAGATTCAACCCAGATCTAATGCATGCAATGTGATAGTGTTTTGGTATATGGAGAATAGAACATGCAATGTGCAAGTTCTAGAGAGAAAGAGTGAGATTTCGGAATGTTTGGCCGAATGACCAAGTGTGGACCATTTATAGAGAAGGAATGTGCCAAGAGAGGAAACATTTGACTAAGCGATCCGTGTATGCAGTGAGGGGTCGCCCTTTTTGgagggttgaaggctttggacctgCGGATAAAAGAGTGTATTCACCCACATGCTCTTTTGCGGCCAAGTGAGAGAAGTCACACGTAAAGTGTGATGGGACGTGACCCTGTCCCATGCTTTTTGTTGTTCACCACAGTTGGTCGTCTTCTAAACCTTTTAATCCTTTACGCTATATTGCACCTATAGTTagtttcttaagcttgaaatacCCACGTCATCAATTTCCTTATCAAGACTTGTTGATTTCCGCCTGAAGGGATATACAACTAGTTATGTAACAGTTTCAGTAAAGTCttattaaaacatttttttaagaACAAGATTTAATCATCCCAACCAGAAATCAATATACGATTTTAAGAATACGGTACATCTTGTTGACATATATGTAAAAATGTATTAACCATGAATGTTCAATGATGTTTATGATGGTAAAATCTATATCTTGCCTACAAAATTAAGAGTATATTTTGTTCATATAATATTCTTGTCGAAGTATACAAGAAAGAAGTTATTAAAATACAACaacttatttattaattttatctCTTGTtcttataatatattttaaacGTTTATCCTTGAGCTTGTTTTTTCTTCTATTGTCCATATCCGTTTGATCAAATTATTCATTGGCCGGCAGTTTTTATATCGCCATCTCGTTCGTTTTTTTATTGTAgttatataattttataattgGCAAACTAACTTTATTAGGTTTCATTTTGTCCATATAATTTTTTAAAGGCATTTTGTCAATAAACTTTACCATTATTTATCATAATAGAGTTAATATCAACTTCGATAAAAAAGAATCCTTAAGTCaattttggtatataaaatcTTTTATACTTTAAAATATTTAAATATAACAATCACTAGGGATCACTAATAACAAAATTATTAACACACGCCTATTGCATGCATATAATTGTTTGACAATTCTATTAAGCTACGCTATCTAATAAAAATTGACTATTTTAAATAAAAGTTTACACACTGTTACATCTTCAAAACAATTAAATATGAACATCAGTATTTTAGCATATTTAGGATATTAcctcaccaaagtttaaacaagtttaaaAAACATTAATACAATATTAAATTAAGATGAACGACTTTTTTATGAAAATTGGAAAATAAAAATCCTCTTGGATGTTGTCACCTAACATAATCAGATTACATTTGTTGGCATTATATATAGCCACAACCCTATATATAGAAGCACGAATGTGTTCAAATTAAAGCGATTGTCATGGCCGAGGAAAATACACCCCTTGTCACACCGCAACAAACTCTCCCAAGTAAGTTGATTTTCTCTATTTTCTGGTCTtccattattttatttttttaacgtcAAACTAGGGGCGGACATAGCCTTTAAAAAGGGGTAGCCCCACTACCTCTTGACGCCCGGgtggtagtgtaaattttgaaaaaaattgacgCTTTTTTGATTCCGTTACCCTTGTTTTTTAAAATGTTACCTCTTAATgttttttctagatccgccactacGGCAAACTATCATACTCTTAAATATCCTTCATTATTTGAGTTCCTATTTGAACACAGAATGTGTATAAAAACGTTGTGATATTTTGCAAATGAACACATTGCAGGTAGGAAAACAAACTGGCCAGAACTGATGGGGATGAAAGCCGAAGATGCGGAAAAGAAGATCAAGGAAGAGATGCCAAGGGCTACTATTCATGTGATTCCTCATGATAGTTTTGTTACAATGGATTTTGTGGCAACTCGAGTTAGGTTATTTGTCGACTCTTCACAAAATGTTGTTAAGGAACCGAGACTTGGTTAGATTGGATGTCTGACTTACACTATGAAAGCATTGATCATGTATATCCATTCCTAAgaatgattatatatatatttatacacatatatatagtacAACTTTTATTATATCATTTGTTCATGAACGTGTGGTTGAATTAGTGAAGGACGGTTCTACGCATGTGTGTATTTAAGGATGTTTACATCATGTAGTTTTAAGAGGTTGAAGCAACTTTAAGTAGAGACCACAAGAACAACATAAGCATATGTTCGTAATGGATGTCAAACATAGTGGAAACTGGGAAAGAGAGGCGGCTATGCAATTACATGGTCATATTTTGTATTACACTTAAAGTAATAAAGGAATATTGGATTATAATAATCTCAGCTATTCGTCATTTACCGCCAACAGTCCCAAGTTTAAAAATAACCACTGTCAGCCCTAACTTTTAACATATTGGCCTTCAACAGACCCTtactaacagaaccctaatgtCGTTAGTATCtggtcgccggaaaaacgtttttttgCCGGAAAACTCAATATTTTTGTCccgaacctctttgtaaccttattatggACTTTTGGTAACCTTTTTCTAGTATAAGCCCCGATTATTAAAGTCGCCGGCAAACTCCTTTTTCGCTGGAAAACTTCTTTTTCGCcagaaaactcaactttttggccggaaaactcaactttttcgtctcaaacctctttgtaaccttagatcgaaCCTTTAGAAACTTTTTTCTAGACAAAAACGGTTTttcggcgaccggagactaacgacgTTAGGGCTCTGTTAGTCAGGGTCAATTGGTGGTCAATATGTTAATGATTGGGACTAcgagtggttatttttgaagttgggattgTTAGCGGCCAACGGCGAATAgctgagattattaaaatccaatattccaatAATAAATAATTAGTGTTTATACAGTTGTCatagtttttatttaaaattgGTTTTGTATTGAACAGTTATCTATAGTTTGATAATATAATCACTACCTTATCCATATGTTTTTAACTACTAAATGAAATGAGGTTTGTGGTTAAAATTTGGTTGTACCATACATGTTCATCATTTTCAAAATTACAAGGTCAAACCATGAACAATCTAATTTAGAAGTCAGCCGAAATCGTTCCTAACATATTTTTACCtgcatttgaaaatttgaaatgacttatttaataaaacattttgAGCACTCCTGCCTTACAAATACCACTAGACCATTAGCATTTAGCCCGAACAAATATGGTTCAGTTAGTTATTATGTTATCGGACTAGATCGTCGGATTTCACGGCAAGCCCAGCCCAGAGTGATAGGCCCACAATATTGCTTTAAGGGTAAAGACATTTATTGTGGATTTTGGATGaggagaaaatatattaaaatcgttatattttgttttatttagtttGTGATTTCTGACTACTTAAGTTCACGATATTTGACTCTTCAAACACACCCTTTTTGATCgaataaaacaatatttttttagTAAATTTGTATAAAAAGTTATGATGAACTTAATTATTGAGAATCACTATTTGTTTTACAAGTTCATAAAACTATTCtctattttttaataaaattaatattttaCATAATATACTAATAAAATCAGCTTTGCTGAAAACTTGAGACCCATATTactcaaaattgttgaaaacTTGTAAGCGATGATGATAAGTTTGTATTactcaaaattgttgaaaacTTATAAGCGATGATGATAAATTTGTTGTTCTTTGTTAAGTCTAAATCTTAAAATTTCATTACAtgtctttgattatgcatgtgttTGAATGGCAATCCAAGTCCAATTTTGGACCTCGCCATATTGAAAATAGATATTACTCAAATCATATACAAAACATCAGACCATAAGTATGTATTTGAGACGTTTTCGGTCTAGCATTAGCTCAGGCTATCGCTTCCATCAATCTGGACATGGTTTTCAACGACCCTggttataaaatataattacataaataatttttttaaagtgTAAAACAGGAATTAAATAGAAATTACATCGACATAGAAGATAAATGGGTAACAAGCAGCAATGTTACCACTTTTTGA of Helianthus annuus cultivar XRQ/B chromosome 1, HanXRQr2.0-SUNRISE, whole genome shotgun sequence contains these proteins:
- the LOC110938652 gene encoding subtilisin inhibitor; translation: MAEENTPLVTPQQTLPSRKTNWPELMGMKAEDAEKKIKEEMPRATIHVIPHDSFVTMDFVATRVRLFVDSSQNVVKEPRLG